From Pseudoalteromonas sp. DL-6, one genomic window encodes:
- a CDS encoding DUF2982 domain-containing protein, protein MANIKKQTLKYRAQGAKNGIEILVVGSIGLIFIMLFNLLRPGEISIIEIFLVSLCIAAILIGFFKTQEPFYSIILTEQQLTYQHKYGQWTLNQENMHHCGIPKVDNGIDHLELNAIGIKLNDVDTFLAALAPRMAGKLLIEQRHFFMQVVQKNCKNGHCPSEWLVEDNKYRSKKGIDYNGLIAMFANRAKHLQLLTGYDLLLPASVIESDIWEFSANLNKWKRDPSQFIKSQCE, encoded by the coding sequence ATGGCTAATATAAAAAAACAAACACTCAAATACCGAGCGCAAGGCGCTAAAAATGGGATTGAAATACTGGTAGTAGGAAGTATTGGCTTAATATTTATCATGCTATTTAATTTATTGCGCCCAGGTGAAATCAGTATTATTGAAATTTTTTTAGTAAGTTTATGTATTGCAGCAATTTTAATAGGTTTTTTTAAAACACAAGAACCTTTTTATAGTATTATTTTAACTGAGCAGCAATTAACATATCAGCATAAGTACGGGCAGTGGACTTTAAACCAAGAAAACATGCACCATTGTGGTATTCCTAAAGTTGATAATGGTATTGATCACCTTGAGCTTAACGCGATTGGTATTAAACTTAACGATGTAGATACATTTTTAGCTGCTTTAGCTCCAAGAATGGCGGGTAAACTACTAATAGAGCAGCGGCACTTTTTTATGCAAGTTGTTCAAAAAAATTGCAAGAATGGGCATTGCCCATCAGAATGGTTAGTTGAAGATAATAAATATAGGTCAAAAAAAGGAATTGACTATAATGGACTTATAGCAATGTTTGCTAATAGGGCTAAGCATCTTCAGCTTTTAACAGGGTATGACTTACTATTACCTGCAAGTGTAATAGAAAGTGATATTTGGGAATTTAGCGCAAATTTAAATAAATGGAAGCGTGATCCTTCTCAGTTTATAAAGTCGCAGTGTGAATAA
- a CDS encoding DUF1566 domain-containing protein, giving the protein MRAISLIPLMSCLLLAACGGGGSDNSDIKTSVFAGNDLQVVEKSDFTISAKGSPADGTFTWQRVSGPIIDVFPLEGAEQTITAPDVKSDSELVLRVSYQTSDGSLVNDDLSVFIASNNQLPLAVVTQVAPENLPSVYNDTVTLSALTSTDPDENGEINSYLWQLLSGPDLTIDSYTNSTLSFNHPLLENNTNLKWQLTVTDDEGGVSASQFDMTLNKTAQVIIANAGADQTVEEFDKVILDATASEAATQSYQCRWQQLTGNSETLTDSQSCKANFFASDIDLNATLSFEVQVMDLKGRTDTDTVFVDITPKALGLINDTGVGECYNNTQRINCNNDEFPAQDADLGRDSFANRLGKVGKGNLAFDYTKLNEFADELLDDAQNFSCIRDNTTGLVWEVKSSYSGVLPNTSLRDGQNRYIWQGTVNSGDVTGSANTTCPSNRNCGLQTYIDEVNALDFCGGSNWRLPTYTELLGLIDYGKQGQNILIDTAFFPNTPPSNILGHLRYWTSQTAVDGSSLSQAYTIDMVDGNDLAYPKDNVAYVRLVRNR; this is encoded by the coding sequence ATGAGAGCCATTTCGTTAATACCCCTTATGTCATGTTTGCTTTTAGCGGCATGTGGAGGAGGTGGTAGTGATAACAGCGATATTAAAACGTCAGTATTTGCAGGTAACGACCTTCAAGTTGTAGAAAAATCAGACTTTACTATTTCTGCGAAAGGCTCACCCGCAGACGGTACATTTACTTGGCAACGTGTGAGCGGCCCCATTATAGATGTTTTTCCGCTTGAAGGGGCTGAACAAACCATTACTGCGCCAGATGTAAAGTCTGATAGTGAATTGGTTCTAAGAGTGAGCTATCAAACGTCAGATGGTAGTTTAGTGAATGACGACTTGAGTGTTTTTATTGCCTCTAATAATCAGCTTCCCCTTGCGGTTGTTACTCAAGTTGCCCCTGAAAATTTACCCTCAGTTTATAATGACACCGTGACTCTCAGTGCTTTAACATCAACGGATCCTGATGAAAATGGCGAAATTAACAGTTACTTGTGGCAATTATTGTCTGGGCCTGATTTAACAATAGACAGTTACACCAATTCAACCCTAAGTTTCAACCATCCATTATTAGAAAATAACACCAACTTAAAATGGCAACTCACCGTAACTGATGATGAAGGCGGAGTATCTGCATCACAATTCGATATGACTCTTAATAAAACAGCACAGGTCATTATTGCCAATGCGGGGGCTGATCAAACTGTAGAAGAGTTTGATAAAGTGATTTTAGATGCCACTGCTAGTGAGGCGGCAACTCAGTCTTATCAGTGTAGGTGGCAACAACTTACCGGAAATAGTGAAACTTTAACCGACTCACAGTCATGTAAAGCCAACTTTTTTGCTTCTGACATTGATTTAAACGCAACCCTTAGTTTTGAAGTGCAAGTTATGGACTTAAAAGGACGGACTGACACAGATACAGTATTTGTTGATATAACTCCCAAAGCGCTTGGATTAATAAACGACACTGGGGTTGGAGAGTGTTATAACAATACTCAACGTATTAATTGTAATAATGATGAGTTTCCAGCTCAAGATGCTGATCTTGGCAGAGATAGTTTTGCAAATCGGTTAGGTAAAGTGGGTAAAGGTAATCTAGCTTTTGATTACACCAAACTTAATGAGTTCGCTGATGAGTTGTTAGATGACGCACAAAACTTTAGCTGCATTCGCGATAATACAACCGGTCTTGTTTGGGAAGTAAAAAGTTCCTATTCCGGTGTGTTACCAAATACTTCGCTGCGTGATGGACAAAACCGTTATATTTGGCAAGGGACTGTCAATAGTGGCGATGTAACGGGTAGTGCTAACACCACGTGCCCAAGTAATAGAAATTGTGGATTGCAAACCTATATAGATGAGGTTAACGCCCTTGATTTTTGTGGTGGTAGTAACTGGCGTTTACCCACTTATACTGAACTTTTAGGTTTAATTGATTACGGTAAACAAGGGCAAAATATATTAATAGATACTGCTTTTTTCCCTAATACACCACCCAGCAATATTTTAGGACATTTACGTTACTGGACTTCACAAACCGCGGTTGATGGCAGCAGTTTATCTCAGGCTTATACTATCGATATGGTGGATGGTAACGACTTAGCTTACCCCAAAGATAATGTCGCTTATGTGCGCTTAGTTAGAAACCGTTAG
- a CDS encoding DUF1566 domain-containing protein, with the protein MKLIKVFMLFALGLSSPLAAQQCYQEVATSDDTDRFVINIDGTVSDTKTGLMWQRCNYGQVYNSETNRCDGDTQPLNWQASLKGAFNDTSAGYNDWQVPSIKELASIVDHRCTEPSINVGVFLATQSQNYWSNTSGISNMNSAWVYQFASGLNSLHAKTSNVYLRLVRYEN; encoded by the coding sequence ATGAAATTAATTAAAGTTTTTATGTTGTTCGCTTTGGGATTGAGCTCACCACTTGCAGCGCAGCAGTGTTATCAGGAAGTTGCAACTAGCGATGACACCGATAGATTTGTGATTAATATTGATGGCACTGTATCAGACACTAAAACGGGGTTAATGTGGCAGCGTTGTAATTATGGTCAAGTTTATAATAGTGAAACAAATCGCTGTGACGGTGATACTCAGCCACTAAATTGGCAGGCGTCACTCAAAGGAGCATTCAACGACACTTCGGCAGGTTATAACGACTGGCAAGTACCAAGTATTAAAGAGTTGGCCAGTATTGTTGATCACCGTTGTACAGAGCCAAGCATAAATGTAGGTGTGTTTTTAGCAACGCAGTCGCAAAATTACTGGTCTAATACTTCAGGTATTAGCAATATGAATTCGGCATGGGTTTATCAATTTGCCAGTGGTTTAAATAGCTTACATGCAAAAACAAGTAACGTGTATTTACGGCTTGTACGTTATGAAAATTAA
- a CDS encoding AAA family ATPase, which yields MYLSYFGLQEKPFSISPNPHYLFLSERHKEALAHLTYGLGEDGGFVLLTGEVGTGKTTITRSMLERLPENTQVAMIHNPALSELELLASICDELQITYDAQNATLKSLTDVIKKHLEFNNKAGGHTILIIDEAQLLAPDVLEQLRLLTNIETDHKKLLQIVLVGQPELQVLLKRNELRQLAQRITARYHLLALTPGQTIAYIQHRLHIAGCDKKVFSMDAMQMVHQLTGGVPRLMNLVCERALVGAFSKQQELVDSDIIKQAASESLPIDFIATNNNKPRKTSSIWPYSAAVLTLFGAGIGLSFIF from the coding sequence GTGTACTTAAGCTATTTTGGTTTACAAGAAAAGCCATTTTCAATTTCGCCGAACCCTCATTACTTATTTTTAAGTGAGCGCCACAAAGAAGCCTTAGCACATCTTACCTATGGGCTAGGTGAAGACGGTGGCTTTGTGTTGTTAACTGGTGAGGTAGGGACAGGTAAAACCACCATAACACGAAGTATGTTAGAGCGGTTGCCTGAAAACACCCAAGTCGCCATGATCCACAACCCCGCTTTATCAGAGTTAGAATTACTGGCTAGTATTTGTGACGAACTACAAATTACTTACGATGCCCAAAATGCCACATTGAAAAGTTTAACGGATGTCATTAAAAAGCACCTTGAGTTTAATAATAAAGCGGGTGGTCATACTATTTTAATTATTGATGAAGCACAGTTGCTTGCCCCCGATGTGCTTGAACAATTGCGCTTATTAACCAATATTGAAACGGATCATAAAAAATTACTACAAATAGTATTAGTAGGTCAGCCTGAGTTACAAGTACTTTTAAAGCGCAATGAATTAAGGCAGCTGGCACAGCGAATTACCGCTAGATACCACTTATTAGCTTTAACACCAGGGCAGACTATTGCCTATATTCAACACCGATTACATATAGCGGGTTGTGATAAGAAAGTATTTTCTATGGATGCTATGCAGATGGTGCATCAACTGACAGGTGGTGTACCACGGTTAATGAACCTTGTTTGTGAACGTGCGTTAGTAGGCGCTTTTTCCAAGCAGCAAGAGCTTGTTGATAGCGACATTATTAAACAAGCAGCAAGTGAATCTTTACCTATCGACTTTATTGCAACTAATAATAATAAGCCCAGAAAAACGAGTTCGATTTGGCCTTATAGTGCTGCAGTGTTAACGCTTTTTGGTGCAGGGATTGGCCTGTCTTTTATTTTTTAG
- a CDS encoding general secretion pathway protein GspB: protein MSYLLDALKQSKHETMSAEQYDLQAQQLKQQRQLLTYRRISFLLAGSLVAVGILVSGFFVGKWLQQENAAINNSHTQNEISQTTLVQKKPEMLKETPSSEEKASETVSSVEVTSPELSQTAVPNSTPTIAGQLIYVQTPTGVQQMLLTPQGQYLSMSTAQSPQMQTQNYSTQNNVSPSFQPSNQPQSVQTQTAKRTLSADELSKYKVLGKPLNQTVPEQRPSSPSELDAVPDTLKNAFAQAVNNTEKAADYEVTQGSRLSSRVQPVELLPDGLQSMLPSIKYQAHIYSSTADKRWIKLNGRELYEGESIGALKVLEIAPDQSVLDFDGYEFSLKALQDWPQ from the coding sequence ATGTCTTATTTATTAGATGCGTTAAAGCAATCAAAACACGAAACTATGAGCGCAGAGCAGTATGACTTGCAAGCGCAACAATTAAAACAACAACGTCAATTGTTGACCTATCGCCGAATTAGCTTTTTACTCGCAGGTAGTCTAGTTGCCGTGGGTATACTGGTTAGTGGCTTTTTTGTCGGTAAATGGTTACAGCAAGAAAATGCAGCGATAAACAATAGCCATACACAGAATGAAATTTCTCAAACTACTCTCGTGCAAAAAAAGCCTGAGATGTTAAAAGAAACGCCTTCAAGTGAAGAAAAAGCCTCAGAAACGGTTAGTTCAGTAGAAGTAACGTCTCCAGAGCTAAGCCAAACGGCTGTGCCTAACAGTACGCCAACAATAGCAGGGCAGCTAATTTATGTTCAAACTCCAACCGGTGTGCAGCAAATGTTGCTTACGCCACAAGGCCAGTATTTGTCTATGAGCACTGCTCAATCGCCTCAAATGCAAACGCAAAATTATTCGACGCAGAATAACGTATCACCTAGCTTTCAACCGAGTAATCAACCGCAAAGTGTGCAAACTCAAACAGCGAAAAGAACACTCAGTGCCGATGAGCTGAGTAAATATAAAGTGTTAGGCAAGCCGCTGAATCAAACTGTACCCGAGCAACGGCCATCATCGCCTAGTGAACTTGATGCTGTTCCCGACACGCTTAAAAATGCGTTTGCGCAAGCGGTGAATAACACAGAGAAAGCAGCTGACTACGAAGTAACCCAAGGCTCTCGTCTTTCATCACGAGTACAACCTGTTGAGCTACTGCCTGATGGCCTGCAAAGTATGTTACCTAGTATTAAGTATCAGGCGCATATTTATTCTTCAACGGCAGATAAACGCTGGATAAAGCTCAATGGTAGAGAGTTATATGAAGGGGAGTCTATCGGTGCGTTGAAGGTGCTAGAAATAGCGCCTGATCAGAGCGTACTTGACTTTGATGGTTATGAGTTTAGCTTAAAAGCGCTGCAAGATTGGCCACAATAG
- a CDS encoding HD-GYP domain-containing protein gives MKTIPTSQLKPGMFVQKVIKQTGSIRIKNQGWVKTQTGIDKLIKAGILEVEIDPDKMLASEEPEQQISTAKHEIKKRDPWLITHSAEQEMSKAKKLYDEAKNLQTKAFGDIESGRTVDVAPFKELASGFIDSVFRNQDALACITQMRQKDAYLLEHSINVSILMSIFAKHLDIEKPIIEELATGALLHDMGKIKIPDAILNKPGRYSDEEFKVMQNHARFSKEILEDAGLTGIAVDIAGMHHERLDGKGYPFGKKGDEISQYVRMASIVDVYDALTAERVYKAGMEPIRAFKILKQGCPDSFDDALLNKFIQCIGIHPVGTLVKLSSQKVGLVTQSNPATPLKPVVKTFFNAKHGHYTEVKDVDLSNKRTQDTLESAVKPKEYNIDLEGFYKHSIFS, from the coding sequence TTGAAAACCATTCCTACCTCACAGCTAAAGCCCGGCATGTTTGTACAAAAAGTTATTAAACAAACCGGCAGCATTAGAATAAAAAACCAAGGCTGGGTTAAAACTCAAACAGGAATTGATAAGTTAATAAAAGCAGGGATTTTAGAAGTTGAAATCGATCCTGATAAAATGCTCGCATCTGAAGAACCCGAACAACAAATTTCAACCGCTAAGCACGAAATCAAAAAGCGCGATCCTTGGTTAATTACCCACAGTGCTGAGCAAGAAATGAGTAAAGCTAAAAAGCTTTACGATGAAGCAAAAAACCTGCAAACCAAAGCTTTTGGCGATATAGAGTCTGGGCGTACTGTTGATGTTGCGCCTTTTAAAGAACTGGCTAGTGGGTTTATTGACTCCGTATTTAGAAATCAAGATGCGCTGGCGTGCATTACACAAATGCGCCAAAAAGATGCCTATTTGTTAGAGCACTCGATAAATGTGTCTATTTTGATGAGTATTTTTGCAAAACATCTCGATATTGAAAAACCAATTATTGAAGAACTTGCCACAGGTGCCCTGTTACACGATATGGGAAAGATAAAAATACCTGACGCAATTCTTAACAAGCCTGGTCGCTACAGTGACGAAGAATTTAAAGTGATGCAAAACCATGCTCGCTTTAGCAAAGAAATATTAGAAGACGCAGGGTTAACGGGAATTGCCGTTGATATCGCAGGTATGCACCATGAGCGCTTAGATGGCAAAGGCTACCCCTTTGGTAAAAAGGGCGATGAAATAAGCCAGTACGTTCGTATGGCCTCTATTGTTGATGTTTATGATGCATTAACGGCTGAACGCGTTTACAAAGCGGGTATGGAGCCTATTAGGGCGTTTAAAATATTAAAACAAGGTTGCCCAGATAGCTTTGATGACGCACTGCTGAATAAGTTTATTCAATGCATTGGTATTCACCCAGTAGGCACACTGGTAAAACTTTCCAGCCAAAAAGTGGGACTCGTTACCCAAAGCAATCCAGCTACGCCATTAAAACCGGTAGTAAAAACGTTTTTCAATGCAAAACATGGGCATTACACTGAAGTTAAAGATGTTGATTTATCAAATAAAAGAACGCAAGACACACTTGAGTCAGCAGTAAAACCCAAAGAATATAATATAGATTTAGAGGGCTTTTATAAGCACTCTATCTTTAGCTAA
- the putA gene encoding bifunctional proline dehydrogenase/L-glutamate gamma-semialdehyde dehydrogenase PutA: MLFNGDLTTTCPIRQKIRDFYRIDENAVIDHILPLAEVGVKARSRAWERARQIVLNIRKDQDGQSGVDALLNEFSLSSEEGVVLMCLAEALLRVPDKATQETLIRDKLANGDWSSHLGSSDSLFVNASSWGLLVTGKMVNYNDKTKEQQFGILKKTIGRLGEPVIRKSVNFAMKIMGKQFVMGRTINEAIERAAEKEQKGYVYSYDMLGEGARTMKDAKRYFDSYMNAIHAIGKAANGRGPIKSPGISVKLSAIHPRYEFTHKERVMEEIVPKLKELALAAKKYDIGFTVDAEEADRLDISLDVIEAVFSDDDLGDWQGFGLAVQAYQKRAIFVIEWLTDLATRVGRRMMVRLVKGAYWDTEIKTTQQDGLDFFPVFTRKATTDVSYKACAIKMLEARDVLYPQFATHNAYTAATILEVAKGDNQGFEFQRLHGMGESLFDQIVNEEKIQCRVYAPVGQHEDLLAYLVRRLLENGANSSFVNAIVDTTQPVEALLPDPVETLQGLRNKYNTQIKMPIDLYGEERANSKGMDLTDINVITPFKENLDTWFEEHLIEESQVPEGALAVKNPANHKEIIGHIKLQNSDEMKVLLANAETAFESWSQTPVKERANLLRRVADILERHHDELVAICIKEAGKVAQDGIDEVREAVDFCRYYAARAEELAQDERFEARGVILCISPWNFPLAIFLGQVAAAIVTGNTVIAKPAEQTSLIALRAIELMLSVGLPEHVVQPVIARGSEVGKTIVPDERIQAVMFTGSTETGTLISQTLAARNDIQVPLIAETGGQNCMIVDSTALPEQVVDDVISSGFQSAGQRCSALRVLFIQEDVADGIIDMLKGALAELHIGDPSLLSTDVGPVIDEKALKTLNDHVEYLKGNATLHYECKIPDNSENGAFFFAPRLYEIKDLSVLKREVFGPCVHVIRFKASELDSVVDQINNTGYGLTMGIHSRIEERCEHLAKMSRAGNVYVNRNMIGAIVGVQPFGGRGLSGTGPKAGGPNYLQRLIKEKASPDNVQMTNLTPDELDLHHYSGANEQVEKLMVNSMRDEKIWRATPLNDRVSAVRQLLAKVATVEIIDDLADDLALTLADARAQLNRLEKHMRKYTTLPGPTGESNTLHLEARGCVVCYADKSTSFNFWALSIITALAAGNTVITVASEIFYDEAVAFRDKFIATGVAEGVFQVAKPNQLQAILAHPHLAGAVVAARSSRLGYFSQQLAQRKGAILPVISSEYYDTLIKRLITEKTISIDTTASGGNTSLMTLVEDDE, translated from the coding sequence ATGTTATTCAATGGCGATTTAACAACGACTTGTCCGATCAGACAAAAGATCCGTGACTTTTACCGTATTGATGAAAATGCGGTTATTGATCACATTTTACCACTTGCAGAAGTCGGTGTTAAAGCACGAAGCCGTGCATGGGAAAGAGCTCGCCAAATAGTTTTAAACATTCGTAAAGACCAAGATGGTCAAAGCGGTGTTGATGCGCTATTAAATGAATTTTCACTATCGAGTGAAGAAGGTGTGGTATTAATGTGTTTAGCCGAAGCACTGCTTCGCGTTCCTGATAAAGCAACTCAAGAAACATTAATACGTGATAAATTAGCAAATGGCGATTGGAGCTCTCACTTAGGTAGTAGTGATTCTTTATTCGTTAATGCCTCGTCTTGGGGATTATTAGTAACCGGTAAAATGGTTAACTATAACGACAAAACGAAAGAGCAGCAGTTTGGCATACTTAAAAAAACAATTGGTCGTTTAGGCGAGCCTGTTATCCGTAAATCTGTGAACTTTGCGATGAAGATAATGGGTAAGCAATTCGTAATGGGTCGTACCATTAACGAAGCAATTGAGCGCGCTGCTGAAAAAGAGCAAAAAGGCTATGTATATTCATACGATATGCTAGGTGAAGGCGCTCGCACAATGAAAGACGCTAAGCGTTACTTTGATAGCTACATGAATGCGATTCATGCTATCGGTAAAGCGGCGAATGGTCGTGGCCCGATTAAAAGCCCGGGTATTTCTGTAAAGTTATCGGCTATTCATCCGCGTTATGAATTCACTCATAAAGAACGCGTAATGGAAGAAATCGTTCCAAAACTAAAAGAACTTGCACTTGCCGCTAAAAAATACGACATCGGGTTTACTGTTGATGCTGAAGAAGCAGACCGTTTAGATATTTCACTCGATGTAATTGAAGCGGTATTTAGCGATGACGACCTTGGCGATTGGCAAGGGTTTGGCTTAGCGGTTCAGGCTTATCAAAAACGCGCTATTTTTGTAATTGAATGGTTAACAGACCTAGCAACCCGCGTGGGTCGCAGAATGATGGTGCGTTTAGTAAAAGGCGCATACTGGGATACCGAAATCAAAACCACACAACAAGATGGTTTAGATTTTTTCCCGGTGTTTACGCGTAAAGCAACCACAGATGTGTCATACAAAGCGTGTGCGATTAAAATGCTTGAAGCACGTGATGTACTTTACCCGCAATTTGCAACACACAACGCCTATACTGCTGCGACTATTTTAGAAGTAGCGAAAGGTGATAACCAAGGTTTTGAATTCCAACGTTTGCACGGTATGGGTGAATCTTTATTTGACCAAATCGTTAATGAAGAAAAAATTCAGTGTCGTGTATATGCTCCGGTAGGCCAACACGAAGACCTGCTTGCTTACCTTGTTCGTCGTTTACTAGAAAATGGCGCTAACTCATCATTTGTAAATGCCATTGTAGATACCACTCAACCGGTTGAAGCATTATTACCAGATCCTGTTGAAACGCTGCAAGGTTTACGTAATAAGTACAACACGCAAATAAAAATGCCAATTGATTTATACGGTGAAGAACGTGCCAACTCAAAAGGTATGGATTTAACTGATATTAACGTGATCACCCCGTTTAAAGAAAATTTAGACACTTGGTTTGAAGAACACTTAATTGAAGAAAGCCAAGTACCTGAGGGTGCACTGGCAGTTAAAAACCCAGCAAACCATAAAGAAATTATTGGCCATATTAAATTACAAAATAGCGATGAAATGAAAGTGTTGCTAGCCAACGCTGAAACCGCATTTGAATCATGGTCGCAAACACCTGTAAAAGAGCGCGCTAATTTATTGCGTCGCGTTGCTGATATCTTAGAACGTCATCATGATGAACTTGTTGCTATCTGTATTAAAGAAGCAGGTAAAGTAGCACAAGATGGTATTGATGAAGTTCGTGAAGCGGTTGATTTTTGTCGTTACTACGCAGCCCGTGCTGAAGAGCTTGCGCAAGATGAGCGCTTTGAAGCCCGTGGTGTTATTTTATGTATTAGCCCATGGAACTTCCCGCTCGCTATTTTCTTGGGTCAAGTTGCAGCGGCCATTGTTACCGGTAACACGGTTATTGCAAAACCAGCAGAGCAAACCAGCTTAATCGCACTTCGTGCCATTGAATTAATGCTATCAGTTGGTTTACCTGAGCACGTTGTACAGCCTGTGATTGCTCGCGGTAGCGAAGTAGGTAAAACCATTGTTCCTGATGAGCGTATTCAAGCTGTTATGTTTACAGGTTCAACTGAAACGGGCACGCTTATCTCGCAAACATTAGCAGCACGTAACGATATTCAGGTGCCTTTAATTGCAGAGACTGGCGGCCAAAACTGTATGATTGTTGACTCAACAGCGCTTCCTGAGCAAGTTGTTGATGATGTTATCAGTTCTGGTTTCCAAAGTGCAGGTCAACGTTGTTCAGCATTACGCGTACTCTTTATTCAAGAAGACGTAGCTGATGGCATTATCGATATGCTTAAAGGCGCACTTGCTGAGTTGCACATTGGCGACCCATCATTACTCTCTACAGACGTAGGCCCTGTAATTGATGAAAAAGCGCTGAAAACACTCAACGACCATGTTGAATACCTAAAGGGTAATGCAACACTTCACTATGAGTGTAAAATTCCTGATAACAGCGAAAACGGTGCGTTTTTCTTTGCCCCACGTTTATACGAAATCAAAGACTTATCGGTATTAAAGCGTGAAGTATTTGGCCCGTGTGTACACGTGATCCGCTTTAAAGCAAGTGAGCTTGATAGTGTTGTCGACCAAATTAACAACACCGGTTACGGCTTAACAATGGGTATTCATTCTCGTATTGAAGAGCGCTGTGAACACTTAGCTAAAATGTCGCGCGCAGGTAATGTTTACGTAAACCGTAATATGATTGGTGCGATTGTTGGCGTGCAACCCTTTGGCGGCCGTGGACTATCAGGTACTGGCCCTAAAGCCGGTGGACCAAACTACTTACAACGCTTAATAAAAGAAAAAGCATCACCAGATAACGTACAAATGACTAACCTAACGCCAGACGAGCTTGATTTACACCACTACAGTGGCGCAAATGAGCAAGTAGAAAAGCTGATGGTTAACTCTATGCGCGATGAAAAAATCTGGCGTGCAACGCCACTTAACGACCGTGTTTCTGCGGTACGTCAGTTATTAGCGAAAGTAGCGACGGTTGAAATTATTGACGACCTCGCGGACGATTTAGCATTAACACTTGCAGATGCTCGCGCTCAGTTAAACCGCTTAGAAAAGCACATGCGCAAATATACAACCTTACCAGGGCCAACAGGTGAGTCGAACACACTTCACCTTGAAGCACGCGGCTGTGTAGTATGTTACGCAGATAAAAGCACCTCATTTAACTTTTGGGCACTATCAATTATTACCGCACTTGCTGCTGGTAACACAGTAATAACGGTAGCATCTGAAATATTTTATGATGAAGCCGTTGCTTTTAGAGATAAGTTTATCGCAACCGGCGTTGCTGAAGGTGTTTTCCAAGTAGCTAAACCAAACCAGTTACAAGCTATTTTGGCGCATCCTCACCTAGCCGGTGCGGTAGTTGCTGCACGTTCTTCTCGCTTAGGCTACTTCAGCCAACAGCTTGCACAACGTAAAGGCGCTATACTGCCAGTGATCAGCTCTGAGTATTACGACACGCTAATTAAGCGCTTAATTACTGAAAAAACCATCAGTATAGATACAACAGCATCAGGCGGTAATACTTCTCTGATGACACTTGTTGAAGATGATGAATAG
- a CDS encoding winged helix-turn-helix transcriptional regulator — translation MTNPNRLRLLDRIDISILDVLQRNGRISNVNLAKQVNLSPSPCLDRVKRLEQEGYIEGYFAKLSEEKLNQSLVAHVQVSLVTSNTAVFKVFREHILKIKQVVECDMVAGGYDYLLKIRVSNMDEYREVLGDLVDIPGVGTHHTYMVIEKIKQDPGLRLDM, via the coding sequence ATGACTAATCCGAATAGATTACGCCTGCTTGATCGTATCGATATATCAATTTTAGACGTTTTGCAGCGCAATGGTAGAATTTCAAATGTTAACCTCGCAAAGCAGGTTAATTTAAGCCCCAGTCCCTGTTTAGATAGGGTTAAACGTTTAGAGCAAGAGGGCTATATTGAGGGTTACTTCGCCAAGCTAAGTGAGGAAAAACTTAACCAAAGCTTAGTGGCCCACGTACAGGTATCGTTAGTCACCTCAAATACAGCGGTATTTAAAGTATTTCGTGAGCATATTCTTAAAATTAAGCAGGTTGTTGAATGTGATATGGTAGCCGGTGGCTATGACTACTTATTAAAAATTCGCGTTTCCAACATGGACGAATACAGAGAAGTATTAGGTGATTTGGTTGATATCCCAGGAGTCGGAACTCATCACACGTACATGGTGATAGAAAAAATCAAACAAGACCCTGGACTGCGTTTAGATATGTAA